ATTTATATTACCTATTTACTCATTACTAGTTTAAATAATAAAACATGAGCTAAAATTGAAAAAACTATAGTTCCTATCCACCATGCTAATACATTATCAAGCCCATGAATAGAAACATACATAGCTGCAAAAATAGATATTATAAACTGTATACTCGCCATAACTAATCCTGGATTCCAAGCTTTTAACTTAATTCCTTCATGAATATGAGTTAGGCAGTTCATAATACTAAAAATAATAATTAGTAATCCAAAACCAAGATTAATAAAGCTTAATACCCCAAAAATAGCAAAAGCTAACCAAACCATTATTATATTAATCCAAAAAATCTTCACATCTGTTAAGGTTTCTTTCCCATCAACAGATTTTAAAACTTTTTCATTCATAAAGGATTTAAAACCACCAGGAATATAGTGCTCTTCAGTTTGATGAAAAAAGTATAATGGTATATTTATTAATGCCCAGAAGTGAGGATCTATAACAGAAAAGTTTAAAAATAATAAAAAAAGTGAAATTATTCCTAACCATGGAGCAGCTTTTGCCCAATTTTGATTTTTAGCTAAAAAATATATCATTTATAAGTTTATTTTTTAATTATAACTTTTTGATTCTAGCATAATTTATGCTAATAGAACTTTATAATTTCCTTTTTTATAGTATAAATATTGAAAAATTTGAATATTAATTAAACAAAATAAAAACAAGCTACCAATTATAGTTGGTATAGGCCAA
This region of Francisella frigiditurris genomic DNA includes:
- a CDS encoding HXXEE domain-containing protein, giving the protein MIYFLAKNQNWAKAAPWLGIISLFLLFLNFSVIDPHFWALINIPLYFFHQTEEHYIPGGFKSFMNEKVLKSVDGKETLTDVKIFWINIIMVWLAFAIFGVLSFINLGFGLLIIIFSIMNCLTHIHEGIKLKAWNPGLVMASIQFIISIFAAMYVSIHGLDNVLAWWIGTIVFSILAHVLLFKLVMSK